One part of the Lepeophtheirus salmonis chromosome 14, UVic_Lsal_1.4, whole genome shotgun sequence genome encodes these proteins:
- the LOC121129761 gene encoding uncharacterized protein isoform X2 has protein sequence MNHRSFFVGYLSEANISREDSNVIYNFFINRSSVKGTKELPIGNTNLTSYISEQRKNYNGENTPEIDLDCEKWDFYNSFVFTFTASTTIGYGQLSPVTAQGKLLCIFYSLIGIPINGILIGSLGSYFAAKLEAFQDSGDDSDSDDELKKKGELFKFCSIMFNIIIYLIPGVAVFVLIPALIFHYIEGWSYLDSVYYAYITLTTIGFGDFAAGRNNDILRSLDSWSLIYESFILIWIMFGLGYIFMIITIITDGIRKPVRRAVKKIERSFLKRIIEEVVNKRNKEYEKNGSMDGLTLEDHDKDLVMENDLYLSVNDMEDDDKAHLEFKNKLVEDKEEDNEDPFEHNRDTIKSLQHFFENNKKFNMDHPSPKLRNTSTSSLNLRKERRAVSMQHPPDMISNSGSNISIQKKRRISSYVDERSRPRSTYGSDFKPSITDMSFSEFLKNTTLEEFFVAANSISSPRNSVHNDPNVSSANSPQNSIHTGMKKLSTMASSGLEPFSKLFSNGTTHGTSQRRASSFSTSNRVSEPPTQIIVTSYSSASSESKDNEIRI, from the exons ATGAACCATCGCTCTTTCTTTGTTGGCTATTTGTCAGAAG CCAACATATCCAGAGAAGACTCAAATgtgatttataatttctttataaatcgCTCCTCAGTTAAAGGAACAAAGGAGTTGCCTATTGGTAATACAAATCTCACTTCATACATTTccgaacaaagaaaaaattacaatggaGAGAATACTCCTGAAATCGACTTGGACTGTGAGAAATGGGACTTCTATAAttcctttgtttttacttttactgCGTCGACTACCATAG gCTATGGGCAACTTTCTCCGGTTACAGCGCAAGGTAAATTGCTATGCATATTCTACTCCTTGATTGGTATACCCATTAATGGTATACTCATTGGATCTTTAGGAAGCTATTTTGCTGCTAAg TTGGAAGCCTTTCAAGATAGTGGAGATGACTCCGATAGTgatgatgaattaaaaaagaaaggggaACTCTTCAAATTCTGCTCAATTAtgtttaatatcattatttatctcATACCAGGAGTTGCAGTGTTTGTTCTTATTCCTGCattgatatttcattatattgaaGGGTGGTCATATCTCGATTCTGTATATTACGCTTATATAACTTTAACTACGATCGGGTTCGGAGATTTCGCTGCAG GGAGAAATAACGATATCCTTCGTAGTTTAGATTCTTGGTCTCTAATTtatgaatcatttattttgatctgGATCATGTTTGGACTCGGATACATATTCATGATCATCACTATTATCACTGACGGCATTCGTAAACCAGTTCGAAGAGctgtcaaaaaaattgaaagatcaTTTCTCAAAAGAATAATTGAGGAAGTTGTTAATAAACGGAATAAG gagtatgaaaaaaatggatctaTGGATGGTCTAACACTTGAAGACCACGATAAGGATTTAGTGATGGAAAATGATTTGTATCTTAGTGTAAATGATATGGAAGATGATGATAAAGCTCATttagaattcaaaaataaattggtagaAGATAAAGAAGAGGATAACGAAGATCCGTTCGAACATAATAGAGATACAATCAAATCACTTcaacacttttttgaaaataacaagaaatttaatatggaTCACCCTtcccctaaattaaggaatacTAGTACTTCATCTCTTAATCTAAGAAAGGAAAGAAGAGCTGTGTCCATGCAGCATCCTCCCGATATGATATCTAATTCTGGTtctaatatttcaattcaaaagaAACGTAGGATTTCATCATATGTCGATGAAAGGTCACGTCCacgaa GCACCTATGGTTCAGATTTTAAACCATCTATCACTGACATGAGTTTCTCcgaattcttaaaaaatacgACATTAGAGGAATTCTTTGTGGCTGCGA attCTATTTCAAGTCCTAGAAATAGTGTTCACAACGATCCAAATGTTTCGTCAGCAAATTCTCCACAAAATTCAATTCATACTGGTATGAAAAAACTATCCACCATGGCTTCATCTGGCCTTGAGCCTTTctcaaaattgttttccaaTGGTACAACTCATGGCACTAGCCAACGCAGGGCGTCTTCTTTCAGTACAAGCAATCGTGTTTCTGAACCTCCGACACAGATTATTGTTACTTCGTATTCTTCCGCATCTTCTGAAAGCAAAGATAATGAAATTAGaatttga
- the LOC121129761 gene encoding uncharacterized protein isoform X1 produces the protein MSVRNWFLILFLYILYLLIGGFSFQALESPHECFRSMNHRSFFVGYLSEANISREDSNVIYNFFINRSSVKGTKELPIGNTNLTSYISEQRKNYNGENTPEIDLDCEKWDFYNSFVFTFTASTTIGYGQLSPVTAQGKLLCIFYSLIGIPINGILIGSLGSYFAAKLEAFQDSGDDSDSDDELKKKGELFKFCSIMFNIIIYLIPGVAVFVLIPALIFHYIEGWSYLDSVYYAYITLTTIGFGDFAAGRNNDILRSLDSWSLIYESFILIWIMFGLGYIFMIITIITDGIRKPVRRAVKKIERSFLKRIIEEVVNKRNKEYEKNGSMDGLTLEDHDKDLVMENDLYLSVNDMEDDDKAHLEFKNKLVEDKEEDNEDPFEHNRDTIKSLQHFFENNKKFNMDHPSPKLRNTSTSSLNLRKERRAVSMQHPPDMISNSGSNISIQKKRRISSYVDERSRPRSTYGSDFKPSITDMSFSEFLKNTTLEEFFVAANSISSPRNSVHNDPNVSSANSPQNSIHTGMKKLSTMASSGLEPFSKLFSNGTTHGTSQRRASSFSTSNRVSEPPTQIIVTSYSSASSESKDNEIRI, from the exons ATGTCAGTTAGAAATTGGTTTCTCattctttttctatatattttatatcttcttATTGGAGGATTTAGCTTTCAAGCCCTTGAATCTCCTCATGAATGCTTTCGGAGTATGAACCATCGCTCTTTCTTTGTTGGCTATTTGTCAGAAG CCAACATATCCAGAGAAGACTCAAATgtgatttataatttctttataaatcgCTCCTCAGTTAAAGGAACAAAGGAGTTGCCTATTGGTAATACAAATCTCACTTCATACATTTccgaacaaagaaaaaattacaatggaGAGAATACTCCTGAAATCGACTTGGACTGTGAGAAATGGGACTTCTATAAttcctttgtttttacttttactgCGTCGACTACCATAG gCTATGGGCAACTTTCTCCGGTTACAGCGCAAGGTAAATTGCTATGCATATTCTACTCCTTGATTGGTATACCCATTAATGGTATACTCATTGGATCTTTAGGAAGCTATTTTGCTGCTAAg TTGGAAGCCTTTCAAGATAGTGGAGATGACTCCGATAGTgatgatgaattaaaaaagaaaggggaACTCTTCAAATTCTGCTCAATTAtgtttaatatcattatttatctcATACCAGGAGTTGCAGTGTTTGTTCTTATTCCTGCattgatatttcattatattgaaGGGTGGTCATATCTCGATTCTGTATATTACGCTTATATAACTTTAACTACGATCGGGTTCGGAGATTTCGCTGCAG GGAGAAATAACGATATCCTTCGTAGTTTAGATTCTTGGTCTCTAATTtatgaatcatttattttgatctgGATCATGTTTGGACTCGGATACATATTCATGATCATCACTATTATCACTGACGGCATTCGTAAACCAGTTCGAAGAGctgtcaaaaaaattgaaagatcaTTTCTCAAAAGAATAATTGAGGAAGTTGTTAATAAACGGAATAAG gagtatgaaaaaaatggatctaTGGATGGTCTAACACTTGAAGACCACGATAAGGATTTAGTGATGGAAAATGATTTGTATCTTAGTGTAAATGATATGGAAGATGATGATAAAGCTCATttagaattcaaaaataaattggtagaAGATAAAGAAGAGGATAACGAAGATCCGTTCGAACATAATAGAGATACAATCAAATCACTTcaacacttttttgaaaataacaagaaatttaatatggaTCACCCTtcccctaaattaaggaatacTAGTACTTCATCTCTTAATCTAAGAAAGGAAAGAAGAGCTGTGTCCATGCAGCATCCTCCCGATATGATATCTAATTCTGGTtctaatatttcaattcaaaagaAACGTAGGATTTCATCATATGTCGATGAAAGGTCACGTCCacgaa GCACCTATGGTTCAGATTTTAAACCATCTATCACTGACATGAGTTTCTCcgaattcttaaaaaatacgACATTAGAGGAATTCTTTGTGGCTGCGA attCTATTTCAAGTCCTAGAAATAGTGTTCACAACGATCCAAATGTTTCGTCAGCAAATTCTCCACAAAATTCAATTCATACTGGTATGAAAAAACTATCCACCATGGCTTCATCTGGCCTTGAGCCTTTctcaaaattgttttccaaTGGTACAACTCATGGCACTAGCCAACGCAGGGCGTCTTCTTTCAGTACAAGCAATCGTGTTTCTGAACCTCCGACACAGATTATTGTTACTTCGTATTCTTCCGCATCTTCTGAAAGCAAAGATAATGAAATTAGaatttga